In Luteimonas sp. MC1750, the following proteins share a genomic window:
- the murF gene encoding UDP-N-acetylmuramoyl-tripeptide--D-alanyl-D-alanine ligase: protein MKPMALSQVAQACNGRLQGEDLLVDAVVSDSRTLAAGGAPLFVAIAGEQFDGHAHVAAAAASGAVAALVSHPVDAPLPQVVVGDTVEALGSLARTLQAARVGQSVVAVTGSNGKTSVKELALSILGRFATVVASPGNRNNEIGLPLAMIDADDAARFAVYEMGAGKPGDIAYLAGIAAPRVALVNNIAPAHLERMGTIANVADVKGAIYDALPADGTAVVNADDAFESFFAERAHGRRILRFGFVARADVRVRDLVLREDGSDFVLVTPLGEAAVALALPGRHNVANAMAAAALALACDAPLAAIAEGLTLARPVQGRLVRHRLPDAWLVDDSYNANPGSLAAAIDTLATAGGGGWLVLGDMRELGEDAEALHAAAGRRAREAGVARLFALGRLAAKAVEAFGEGGQVFASHEDLAAAVKDALVGAATAAIATPRMPAVDDTRIAAVAAPTGAGRSPAVAGDRPVPTVLVKGSRGSAMDRVVHALLEGVDTHAA from the coding sequence ATGAAGCCAATGGCGCTCTCGCAGGTCGCGCAGGCCTGCAATGGCCGGCTCCAGGGCGAGGACCTGCTCGTCGACGCGGTCGTGAGCGACAGCCGGACCCTGGCCGCGGGCGGCGCGCCGCTGTTCGTGGCGATCGCCGGCGAGCAGTTCGACGGCCATGCGCATGTCGCGGCAGCGGCCGCCAGCGGCGCGGTCGCGGCCCTGGTGTCGCATCCCGTCGACGCGCCGCTGCCGCAGGTCGTGGTCGGCGATACGGTCGAGGCGCTGGGGTCGCTTGCCCGCACATTGCAGGCCGCGCGCGTCGGGCAGTCGGTGGTCGCGGTCACCGGCAGCAACGGCAAGACCAGCGTCAAGGAGCTCGCCCTGTCGATCCTCGGGCGCTTCGCGACCGTGGTCGCGAGCCCGGGCAACCGCAACAACGAGATCGGCCTGCCGCTGGCGATGATCGACGCCGACGACGCGGCGCGCTTCGCGGTCTACGAGATGGGTGCCGGCAAGCCTGGCGACATCGCGTACCTCGCCGGCATCGCGGCGCCGCGCGTGGCGCTGGTGAACAACATCGCCCCCGCGCACCTCGAGCGCATGGGCACGATCGCCAACGTCGCCGACGTCAAGGGCGCGATCTACGACGCCCTGCCGGCCGATGGCACCGCGGTGGTCAACGCCGACGACGCCTTCGAGTCGTTCTTCGCCGAGCGCGCGCATGGTCGGCGGATCCTGCGCTTCGGCTTCGTGGCCCGCGCCGACGTGCGCGTGCGCGACCTGGTGCTGCGCGAGGACGGCAGCGACTTCGTGCTGGTGACGCCGCTGGGCGAGGCCGCGGTCGCGCTGGCGCTGCCGGGCAGGCACAACGTCGCCAATGCGATGGCCGCGGCGGCGCTGGCCTTGGCCTGCGACGCCCCGCTTGCTGCGATTGCCGAGGGGCTCACGCTGGCCCGGCCGGTGCAGGGTCGCCTGGTGCGCCACCGCCTGCCGGACGCCTGGCTGGTCGACGACAGCTACAACGCCAATCCGGGTTCGCTGGCCGCGGCGATCGACACCCTGGCCACGGCCGGCGGTGGCGGCTGGCTGGTGCTCGGCGACATGCGCGAACTGGGCGAGGACGCCGAAGCGCTGCACGCGGCCGCGGGCCGCCGCGCGCGCGAGGCGGGCGTGGCGCGGCTGTTCGCGCTGGGCAGGCTGGCGGCGAAGGCGGTCGAGGCGTTCGGCGAGGGCGGCCAGGTGTTCGCATCCCACGAAGACCTCGCCGCCGCGGTGAAGGACGCCCTTGTAGGAGCGGCTACAGCCGCGATCGCCACGCCGCGGATGCCAGCTGTCGACGACACCCGGATCGCGGCTGTAGCCGCTCCCACAGGGGCGG
- a CDS encoding UDP-N-acetylmuramoyl-L-alanyl-D-glutamate--2,6-diaminopimelate ligase has product MSRRMRLAELLPDVDGVPPSLEVSGLVLDSRSVRAGDGFVAIGGFGTHGLHFAGRALADGAAAVLFEPPVPGDVPAPPAGAIAVPGLRARMGAMADAFHGRPSAAMSTVAVTGTNGKTSTVQLLAQAWELLGRRAATIGTLGAGLHGDVRPTGFTTPLVLQVHALLAELRDAGAQAVAMETSSHALDQGRVDAVHFEVGVFTNLTRDHLDYHGDMATYGAAKERLFAVPGLAAAVVNVDDGFGQGLFARLPPGLRRIATSARDDARAEVAASDVVLDVAGIAFGLRVGQARHAVRSPLLGRFNVENLLAVAGVLHAQGVAADAIAGVLGRLQPIAGRMNRLGGHDGLPLVVVDYAHTPDALVQALSSVRAHAAGRITCVFGCGGERDRGKRPEMAAAAEQGADAVIVTDDNPRGEEGDAIVAEIMAGFADASRVTVQRDRAAAIARAVGAAGPGDIVLVAGKGHESWQEIGGVRHPFDDRDVAQRALGGRA; this is encoded by the coding sequence GTGAGCCGCCGCATGCGCCTGGCCGAACTGCTGCCCGACGTCGACGGCGTGCCGCCGTCGCTCGAGGTGTCGGGCCTGGTGCTCGACAGCCGCAGCGTGCGCGCAGGCGACGGCTTCGTCGCCATCGGCGGCTTCGGCACCCATGGCCTGCACTTCGCCGGGCGCGCGCTGGCCGATGGTGCCGCCGCCGTGCTCTTCGAGCCGCCGGTGCCGGGCGACGTGCCTGCGCCGCCTGCCGGCGCGATCGCCGTCCCCGGCCTGCGCGCGCGCATGGGCGCGATGGCCGATGCCTTCCATGGCCGTCCTTCGGCGGCGATGTCCACGGTCGCCGTGACCGGCACCAACGGCAAGACCTCGACCGTGCAACTGCTGGCGCAGGCCTGGGAGCTGCTCGGCCGCCGCGCCGCGACCATCGGCACGCTGGGCGCGGGCCTGCACGGCGACGTGCGCCCGACCGGCTTCACCACGCCGCTGGTGCTGCAGGTGCACGCGCTGCTCGCCGAGCTGCGCGACGCCGGCGCGCAGGCGGTGGCGATGGAAACCAGCTCGCATGCGCTCGACCAGGGCCGCGTGGACGCGGTGCATTTCGAAGTCGGCGTGTTCACCAACCTCACCCGCGACCACCTCGACTACCACGGCGACATGGCCACCTACGGCGCGGCCAAGGAGCGCCTGTTCGCGGTGCCGGGGCTCGCGGCCGCGGTGGTCAACGTCGACGACGGCTTCGGCCAGGGACTGTTCGCGCGCCTGCCCCCGGGCCTGCGCCGCATCGCCACCAGCGCGCGCGACGACGCGCGGGCCGAGGTGGCGGCATCGGACGTCGTGCTCGACGTGGCGGGGATCGCCTTCGGGCTGCGCGTGGGCCAGGCGCGGCACGCCGTGCGTTCGCCGCTGCTCGGCCGCTTCAACGTCGAGAACCTGCTGGCCGTCGCCGGCGTGCTGCATGCCCAGGGCGTCGCCGCCGACGCGATCGCCGGCGTGCTGGGCCGGCTGCAGCCGATCGCCGGACGCATGAACCGCCTCGGCGGCCACGATGGCCTGCCGCTGGTCGTGGTCGACTACGCGCACACGCCGGATGCCCTCGTGCAGGCGCTGTCCAGCGTCCGTGCCCACGCCGCCGGCCGCATCACCTGCGTCTTCGGCTGCGGCGGCGAGCGCGACCGCGGCAAGCGCCCGGAGATGGCGGCCGCGGCCGAGCAGGGCGCCGACGCCGTGATCGTGACCGACGACAACCCGCGCGGCGAAGAAGGCGATGCCATCGTGGCCGAAATCATGGCCGGGTTCGCCGACGCGTCGCGGGTGACGGTGCAGCGCGACCGCGCCGCCGCCATCGCGCGTGCCGTGGGCGCGGCGGGTCCCGGCGACATCGTGCTGGTCGCGGGCAAGGGCCACGAGTCCTGGCAGGAGATCGGCGGCGTCCGCCATCCCTTCGACGACCGCGACGTGGCGCAGCGCGCCCTCGGAGGCCGGGCATGA
- a CDS encoding penicillin-binding protein 2 gives MRFRRDRNGTVRPRGRAQFDLRGRLKLIVGVLGACGVILVARAVDLQLVDNAYYQQKADSRFLREIPIATSRGMITDRNGEPLAVSSPVDSVWGNPQELLKHPDRLPQLAEALGVPLDHLERRLAQRADKEFVYLKRRINPNEAEAILAHKVPGVFSQREFRRFYPQGEALAHVLGFTNIDDAGQEGVELAFDEWLRGTPGAQKVIRDRRGRIVENVDLVRAAQPGKDLTLSIDRRVQYLAHRELRATLERTGASAGSVVVMDISTGEILAMANLPTYNPNSVTGEHRDARRNRAVTDLIEPGSTIKPITVAAGLSAGVITPQTIFDTNPGWIPNGRYRTTDHRNLGVLDTTGVITKSSNIGTSRIVAKLDNAYFHDYLASLGFGRSTGSGFPGEASGLLPPAANWSGTSKQTMSYGYGLSVTPLQIARAYATLANHGRAVRPTLVKGQHEEPAQVMDATVADTVLKMMQTVTEPGGTAIQAAIPGYHVAGKTGTARKASGGGYSRRYVSFFAGVVPVENPRYSMVVVIDDPDPAKGIYGGAVAGPVFQKTMDGALRLMDVPPDDIETWLAEQAKQQAKERARSAPRQARASAALSTGALPAGATPASLPAAAAPGGRR, from the coding sequence GTGAGGTTCCGCCGCGACCGCAACGGGACCGTCAGGCCGCGGGGCCGCGCGCAGTTCGACCTGCGCGGGCGGTTGAAGCTGATCGTCGGCGTGCTCGGCGCCTGCGGCGTCATCCTGGTGGCGCGCGCGGTCGACCTGCAGCTGGTCGACAACGCCTACTACCAGCAGAAGGCCGATTCGCGCTTCCTGCGCGAGATCCCGATCGCCACCTCGCGCGGCATGATCACCGACCGCAACGGCGAGCCGCTGGCCGTGTCGTCGCCGGTCGACAGCGTCTGGGGCAATCCGCAGGAGCTGCTCAAGCACCCGGACCGGCTGCCGCAGCTCGCCGAGGCCCTCGGCGTACCGCTGGACCACCTCGAGCGCCGCCTCGCGCAGCGCGCCGACAAGGAATTCGTCTACCTCAAGCGCCGCATCAATCCGAACGAGGCCGAGGCGATCCTGGCGCACAAGGTGCCCGGGGTGTTCTCGCAGCGCGAATTCCGCCGCTTCTATCCGCAGGGCGAGGCGCTGGCCCACGTGCTCGGCTTCACCAACATCGACGACGCCGGCCAGGAAGGCGTGGAGCTTGCGTTCGACGAATGGCTGCGCGGCACGCCGGGCGCGCAGAAGGTGATCCGCGACCGCCGCGGCCGCATCGTCGAGAACGTCGACCTGGTGCGCGCCGCGCAGCCGGGCAAGGACCTCACGCTCAGCATCGACCGCCGCGTGCAGTACCTCGCGCACCGCGAGCTGCGTGCCACGCTCGAGCGGACCGGCGCCAGCGCGGGCTCGGTGGTGGTGATGGACATCAGTACCGGCGAGATCCTCGCCATGGCCAACCTGCCGACCTACAACCCGAACTCGGTCACCGGCGAGCACCGCGATGCGCGCCGCAACCGCGCCGTGACCGACCTCATCGAGCCCGGCTCGACGATCAAGCCGATCACCGTGGCGGCAGGGCTCTCGGCCGGCGTGATCACCCCGCAGACGATCTTCGACACCAACCCCGGCTGGATCCCCAACGGCCGCTACCGCACCACCGACCACCGCAACCTGGGCGTGCTCGACACCACGGGCGTGATCACCAAGAGCTCGAACATCGGCACCTCGCGGATCGTCGCGAAGTTGGACAACGCCTACTTCCACGACTACCTCGCCAGCCTGGGCTTCGGCCGCAGCACCGGCAGCGGCTTCCCCGGCGAAGCCTCGGGCCTGCTGCCGCCGGCCGCCAACTGGAGCGGCACCAGCAAGCAGACCATGAGCTACGGCTACGGCCTGTCGGTCACGCCGCTGCAGATCGCGCGCGCCTACGCCACGCTGGCCAACCACGGGCGCGCCGTGCGCCCGACCCTGGTCAAGGGCCAGCACGAAGAGCCCGCGCAGGTGATGGACGCCACCGTGGCCGACACCGTGCTGAAGATGATGCAGACGGTCACCGAGCCGGGCGGCACCGCGATCCAGGCCGCGATCCCGGGCTACCACGTCGCCGGCAAGACCGGTACCGCGCGCAAGGCCTCGGGCGGCGGCTACTCGCGCCGCTACGTGTCCTTCTTCGCCGGCGTGGTGCCGGTCGAGAACCCGCGCTACTCGATGGTGGTGGTGATCGACGATCCGGATCCCGCCAAGGGCATCTACGGCGGCGCGGTGGCTGGCCCGGTGTTCCAGAAGACCATGGATGGCGCCCTGCGCCTGATGGACGTGCCGCCGGACGACATCGAGACCTGGCTGGCCGAGCAGGCCAAGCAGCAGGCCAAGGAGCGCGCGCGGAGTGCGCCGCGCCAGGCGCGTGCGAGTGCCGCGTTGTCCACGGGCGCGCTGCCGGCCGGTGCCACCCCGGCCTCGTTGCCGGCAGCCGCCGCGCCGGGAGGGCGTCGGTGA
- the ftsL gene encoding cell division protein FtsL, giving the protein MTRFLVIVLLAANIVAGIGVVHARHQHRQLFVELTRLVDERDELNIDFGRLQLEQATWAEANRVDQVARARLGMKFPEADEIVVVQP; this is encoded by the coding sequence ATGACCCGCTTCCTGGTCATCGTGCTGCTCGCGGCGAACATCGTCGCGGGCATCGGCGTGGTCCACGCGCGCCACCAGCATCGCCAGCTCTTCGTCGAGCTGACCCGGCTGGTGGACGAGCGCGACGAGCTCAACATCGACTTCGGCCGCCTGCAGCTCGAACAGGCCACCTGGGCCGAGGCCAACCGCGTCGACCAGGTCGCACGCGCGCGACTGGGGATGAAGTTCCCCGAGGCCGACGAGATCGTGGTGGTGCAGCCGTGA
- the rsmH gene encoding 16S rRNA (cytosine(1402)-N(4))-methyltransferase RsmH, whose product MTVGAADARSAHLPVLFKQVMEGLRVREDGTYLDGTFGRGGHARGVLQALGSGGRLLLMDKDPEAIAVAERGFGTDPRVSIFRGSFAELGRWDAASSGLDGVLFDLGVSSPQLDVAERGFSFGKDGPLDMRMDPDAGESAAQWLARASADEIADVLWTYGEERMSRRIARTIVERRIATPLTRTGQLAELIASVMPRPKPSRHEIHPATRSFQAIRIHVNQELADLETGLAAAHDALRPGGRLAVISFHSLEDRIAKRFIAARAKPPAGNRRLPEAAPFVPTLREIGGAIRAGSDELADNPRARSAVLRVAEKLEAVA is encoded by the coding sequence GTGACCGTGGGTGCCGCGGATGCCCGCTCCGCGCACCTTCCGGTCTTGTTCAAGCAGGTCATGGAAGGGCTGCGCGTGCGTGAGGACGGGACGTACCTGGATGGCACCTTCGGCCGCGGCGGCCACGCGCGTGGCGTGCTGCAGGCGCTGGGGAGTGGAGGCCGGCTGCTGCTGATGGACAAGGATCCCGAGGCCATCGCCGTCGCCGAACGCGGGTTCGGCACGGACCCGCGCGTCTCGATCTTCCGCGGCAGCTTCGCCGAACTGGGCCGCTGGGACGCTGCCTCTTCCGGACTCGATGGCGTGCTGTTCGACCTCGGCGTGTCCTCGCCCCAGCTCGACGTCGCCGAGCGCGGCTTCAGCTTCGGCAAGGACGGCCCGCTCGACATGCGCATGGACCCCGACGCCGGCGAAAGCGCCGCGCAGTGGCTGGCGCGCGCTTCCGCCGACGAGATCGCCGACGTGCTGTGGACCTATGGCGAGGAGCGGATGAGCCGCCGCATCGCCCGCACCATCGTCGAGCGCCGGATCGCGACGCCGCTGACCCGAACCGGGCAGCTGGCCGAGCTGATCGCCTCGGTGATGCCGCGTCCGAAGCCGAGCCGCCACGAGATCCATCCCGCCACGCGCTCGTTCCAGGCCATCCGCATCCACGTCAACCAGGAGCTGGCCGACCTGGAGACCGGCCTGGCCGCCGCGCACGACGCGCTGCGCCCGGGCGGCCGGCTGGCGGTGATCAGCTTCCACTCGCTGGAAGACCGGATCGCCAAGCGCTTCATCGCCGCGCGTGCCAAGCCACCGGCGGGCAATCGCCGCCTGCCCGAAGCCGCGCCGTTCGTGCCGACCCTGCGCGAGATCGGCGGCGCCATCCGCGCCGGTTCCGACGAGCTTGCCGACAATCCGCGTGCGCGCAGCGCCGTGCTGCGCGTGGCCGAGAAGTTGGAGGCGGTGGCATGA
- a CDS encoding division/cell wall cluster transcriptional repressor MraZ produces MADVLQGENAITIDDKGRLAIPTGYREIVASDFGNRLVITYNPFEVGALWIYPYAVWEGVRDSVNKLSRLKATNRAMQLKLVGAASIVEPDGNGRIAIPASMRNALGLEKKAVLLGMGDRFELWSEQAHRAQIGTPLGDDDLGDDLVGLQL; encoded by the coding sequence GTGGCAGACGTGTTGCAGGGCGAGAACGCCATCACGATCGACGACAAGGGACGGCTGGCGATTCCGACCGGCTACCGGGAGATCGTCGCGTCCGATTTCGGCAACCGCCTCGTGATCACCTACAACCCCTTCGAGGTTGGCGCCCTCTGGATCTACCCCTACGCCGTCTGGGAAGGCGTGCGTGACAGCGTCAACAAGCTGTCGCGCCTGAAGGCGACCAACCGCGCCATGCAGCTGAAGCTGGTGGGCGCCGCCTCGATCGTCGAGCCGGACGGCAACGGACGCATCGCCATTCCCGCCAGCATGCGCAACGCGCTGGGCCTCGAGAAGAAGGCCGTCCTGCTGGGCATGGGCGACAGGTTCGAACTCTGGAGCGAGCAGGCACATCGCGCGCAGATCGGGACGCCGCTGGGCGACGACGATCTGGGCGACGACCTGGTCGGGTTGCAGCTGTGA
- the rsmI gene encoding 16S rRNA (cytidine(1402)-2'-O)-methyltransferase, whose amino-acid sequence MQPAAGTLHVVATPIGNLADLSPRALDTLRSVAAVCAEDTRHTRQLLAHFGIERPLLALHEHNEAEVADRLVARLAAGDSLALVSDAGTPLVSDPGFRLVRAAREAGIRVSPVPGASAIVAALSVAGLPSDRFTFEGFLPAKAGARRERLAALAGEVRTLVFYESSHRIADTLADCVAAFGGDRPAVVARELTKLFETVLDGDLAALQAQVEADPNQRRGEFVLLVQGAGEDADARIAEGRRVYALLAAELKPSVAARLAAEITGAPRKALYGG is encoded by the coding sequence ATGCAGCCCGCAGCCGGCACCCTCCATGTCGTCGCCACGCCGATCGGCAACCTCGCCGACCTCTCGCCGCGTGCACTGGACACGCTGCGCTCCGTGGCCGCGGTCTGCGCCGAGGACACCCGGCATACGCGCCAGCTGCTGGCGCACTTCGGCATCGAACGGCCGCTGCTGGCGCTGCACGAGCACAACGAGGCCGAGGTCGCGGACAGGCTGGTCGCCCGCCTGGCGGCCGGCGATTCGCTGGCGCTGGTGTCCGACGCGGGCACGCCGCTGGTCAGCGATCCCGGCTTCCGGCTGGTGCGCGCCGCGCGCGAGGCCGGCATCCGCGTCAGCCCGGTGCCCGGCGCGAGCGCGATCGTCGCCGCACTGAGCGTCGCCGGGCTGCCCAGCGACCGCTTCACCTTCGAAGGCTTCCTGCCGGCCAAGGCGGGCGCCCGGCGCGAGCGCCTGGCCGCGCTGGCGGGCGAGGTGCGGACGCTGGTCTTCTATGAGTCCTCGCACCGCATCGCCGACACCCTGGCCGACTGCGTCGCGGCCTTCGGCGGCGACCGCCCCGCGGTGGTGGCGCGCGAACTGACCAAGCTGTTCGAAACCGTGCTAGACGGCGACCTGGCGGCGCTGCAGGCGCAGGTCGAGGCCGATCCCAACCAGCGCCGCGGCGAGTTCGTGCTGCTGGTGCAGGGCGCGGGCGAGGATGCCGATGCGCGGATCGCCGAGGGCCGGCGCGTCTACGCCCTGCTGGCGGCGGAACTGAAACCGTCGGTGGCAGCCCGCCTGGCCGCGGAGATCACCGGCGCGCCGAGGAAGGCGCTGTACGGCGGCTAG
- a CDS encoding penicillin-binding protein activator, with protein MRHPWKQAFAATALALAIAGCSTVQVSRPAEAPASLPEPVSTSHWQFDAGDRPPAERDGYRPPRKLAVLLPLTGSLATAAGPVRDGLLAGYYGEQRRRPDLEFYDTLGTGYGAVAAYQRAVAEGADQVLGPLGRDEVDAVFEQATVTVPVLALNRAGTPPTNSASYALAPEDEGKAAADFLASRGAKRVLVLSSGDDNARRSIDALSARLQELGGGVAQLLAVVGDSPPDLVGPMQAAVQAEGGVDAVFFALRGPQARLAAAQVSAAGLSGRPRVATSQLLSGTGKPGEDAALDGIAFPTDAWTVSGVPGLPSARGVADALPTARGPAARLFAFGYDGWLLSAYLAHLASGADASVSSASGVLRMSADGHVLRTPAWSTFSGGHVVPLAGAGR; from the coding sequence ATGCGCCACCCCTGGAAGCAGGCCTTCGCCGCCACCGCCCTCGCCCTGGCCATCGCCGGCTGTTCCACCGTGCAGGTCTCGCGTCCCGCCGAGGCGCCGGCCAGCCTGCCCGAGCCGGTGTCGACCAGCCACTGGCAGTTCGACGCCGGCGATCGCCCGCCCGCGGAGCGTGACGGCTATCGCCCGCCGCGCAAGCTGGCGGTGCTGCTGCCGCTGACCGGCAGCCTGGCAACGGCCGCCGGCCCCGTGCGCGACGGCCTGCTGGCCGGTTACTACGGCGAACAGCGCCGCCGTCCCGACCTCGAGTTCTACGACACCCTGGGCACGGGTTATGGCGCGGTGGCGGCCTACCAGCGCGCGGTCGCCGAGGGCGCCGACCAGGTGCTGGGCCCGCTGGGCCGTGACGAAGTCGATGCGGTGTTCGAGCAGGCCACGGTCACCGTGCCGGTGCTGGCGCTGAACCGCGCCGGCACCCCGCCGACGAACAGCGCCAGCTACGCGCTTGCGCCCGAGGACGAGGGCAAGGCCGCGGCCGACTTCCTGGCCTCGCGCGGCGCGAAGCGCGTGCTGGTGCTGAGTTCCGGCGACGACAACGCCCGCCGCAGCATCGACGCACTGTCGGCGCGCCTGCAGGAGCTGGGCGGCGGCGTCGCCCAGTTGCTGGCGGTGGTGGGCGACAGCCCGCCCGACCTCGTCGGCCCGATGCAGGCCGCCGTGCAGGCCGAAGGCGGCGTGGACGCGGTGTTCTTCGCGCTGCGCGGGCCGCAGGCGCGCCTGGCCGCGGCCCAGGTGTCCGCGGCGGGGCTGTCGGGCCGCCCGCGCGTGGCGACCTCGCAGCTGCTGTCGGGCACCGGCAAGCCCGGCGAGGACGCGGCGCTGGACGGCATCGCCTTCCCGACCGATGCCTGGACCGTCTCCGGCGTGCCGGGCCTGCCCTCGGCGCGCGGCGTGGCGGACGCCCTGCCCACCGCCCGCGGTCCGGCGGCGCGCCTGTTCGCCTTCGGCTACGACGGCTGGCTGCTGTCGGCCTATCTCGCTCACCTGGCGAGCGGTGCCGACGCCTCGGTGTCGAGCGCCAGCGGCGTGCTGCGCATGTCGGCCGACGGACACGTGCTGCGCACGCCCGCCTGGTCGACCTTCAGCGGCGGCCACGTGGTGCCGCTGGCCGGCGCCGGCCGTTGA
- a CDS encoding YraN family protein, which yields MIDARRRGAGVEAAARAHLLRAGLVEVAANAGYRLGELDLVMRDGDTLVFVEVRYRASAEYGGGAESVDRGKRRRIVRAAQLFLLQHPTLAEDYCRFDVIDASGDPDAPAFTWHRDAFSLDQA from the coding sequence TTGATCGACGCACGCCGGCGCGGTGCCGGCGTCGAAGCCGCGGCGCGCGCGCACCTGCTGCGCGCCGGCCTCGTGGAGGTGGCGGCCAATGCCGGCTACCGCCTCGGTGAACTCGACCTGGTGATGCGCGACGGCGACACCCTGGTGTTCGTCGAAGTCCGCTACCGCGCCAGCGCCGAGTACGGCGGCGGTGCGGAATCGGTCGACCGCGGCAAGCGCCGGCGCATCGTGCGCGCCGCGCAGCTGTTCCTGCTGCAGCATCCGACGCTGGCCGAGGACTACTGCCGCTTCGACGTGATCGATGCGAGCGGGGACCCGGACGCGCCGGCGTTCACCTGGCACCGCGATGCGTTCAGCCTGGACCAGGCCTGA